The Bacillus sp. 2205SS5-2 genome segment GAGGTAGATATCCAAAAATCAAAACCAGCTTAAATCAAGTAATGGTGCCATAGCCAATCTTTAAAAATGGTCATTCCATTTTAGGGAGGGTGCTTTTTTGTGTCAAAATCAGCATCAAAACCCATTTTCGTATAAAAAGATCCTCTTAGAAACACAAAAAAAGAAGTCCATTTCTGAACTCCTGTTTGACAGTCTATTGAGAATTCATCAATAGAACTACATATATAAGAATGATCTTTGCCAGTGCCTGTAGGTGTCCAAAATGTATGTGGCAATTCCTAGGTTGCTGACGTCATATTACATTCATAGACACTATTTCCCAGAAAACATTCTTTATCAAAGGCTCTTTCCATATTGATTGTTGCTTAAAGAAAAAATTTTGAATGAAATTCGTTCATTTTTCTAATCGAGTCTACTAATTGATACGAAAAGATGACCCGCAGTGGAGCTATTACGAAAAGCAACAATCTTTGCGAAAACAGCCTTTTCAAAACAAAAGTTGTCAGCTGCAAAGAAACTTGAAACCGAATAAAATAAGTACATATGAGCTGATGCGATTCATTTTCCCTCTCACTTTTTAATAGTTACATCATTTCATTGTCCCAGTCCAATCAATCTTCTTTTCCAAAGTTATCAAGCAATGTACGCACTTCATCTGTTGATTTTGTATTCATCAATTGATTTCTTAATTCTCCAGCTCCACGGAATCCTTTGACATAAATTTTGAAAAAGCGATGAAGCCCTGTGATTGAACGGGGTAGTTCTTCCGCATATTGATCTTGAAGATCAAGCTGCAGTCTTAAAAGATCAAGGTATTCTTTACTGCTATGCTCTTTTGGCTCTTTTTCAAAAGCAAAAGGATTTTTAAAAATTCCTCTCCCGATCATAACACCATCAATACCATATTGTTCTGCAAGTTGCAGCCCTGTTTGACGGTCAGGAATGTCTCCATTGATTGTTAGTAGCGTATAGGGTGCGATACGGTCACGTAATTTTTTGATTTCCGGAATGAGCTCCCAATGCGCATCTCCTTGGCTCATTTCCTTTCTTGTACGTAAATGAATAGTAAGGTTCGCAACATCCTGTTTTAATATATGCGTTAGCCACCCTTCCCACTCATTTACATCCTGATAGCCAAGTCGTGTTTTCACGCTGACAGGCAGTCCGCCGGCTTTTGCTGCTTGAATAAGTTCTGCAGCAACGTCTGGGCGTAGAATAAGGCCACTACCTTTCCCTCTCGATACCACATTCGGTACAGGGCAGCCCATATTAATATCGATACCTTTAAAGCCTAGCTCTGCCATGCCGATACTCATTTGGCGAAAATATTCGGGATTATCCCCCCAAATATGTGCCACCATAGGCTGTTCATCTTCTGTAAAAGTCAAGCGGCCACGTACACTTTTCATGCCCTCTGGATGACAGTAGCTATCTGAGTTTGTAAACTCCGTGAAAAATACATCCGGTCGGCCGGCTTCACTTACTACGTGACGAAAAACAACATCTGTCACATCTTCCATTGGTGCTAGTACAAAAAATGGACGTGGTAAATCACGCCAAAAATTATCTATCATTTCAAACTCAAATCCTCTCACTATGGATACAACTTCAAACTATCGGTCAAATAATATAAAGCCAAATGTTCTAATACTTTTACATTTATATCATGCTTAATAACTTATTATCAAATGGTAGAGATTGGGACGGTTTTTATGTATCCGTCGAGAGTCGAAAAATCCTCTCAGCTAGTCTAGGTTCACTTTCTTCATTTTACCTCATGAAGTACATCATTGATGTTCTGTTTATATTGTAGGAAAGCTTGCCTACCTTCTGTTGTCAAACTTAAAATAGTTCTCGGTTTTTTATTTACAAACTCTTTACGCACATTTACATAACCAGCTTCTTCAAGTTTTTTAAATGAGTTGATAAATTTATCCAAGTCAAATCTGTTTGGTTCATCAGATAGACAGCATCACCTTTATCTACAACGTACAAATAGATTATAATACTTAGTCTTGCTGAAGAATATATAATTTTATCAAGTGAGCCATAGAGACAGTTCTTCCGGTATATTATTGCTTTTTATTTAGTGAAAATACTGTTAAAGGTGAGTTTATCGAGGGTGAACAAACGGGATGCGCCCACTCTGTTTATTTCCGCTCTCGTCTTGGCAAAGCGAATGGTTTTGTTTTGAAGACGGAAGCTCCATTTCTTTTTAATGGTAATTTGGTCGATTATTCTAATAGCGTATGTTTTCACTGAACTACTAGCCCATTAGGACCCCTATTGATAGAGCCACCACAAAATAAGCTTGTGCGGGAGCTTTTTCATTGAGTTGGGAGGGATAAGTTACCTATTGTCTATCTTCTCATCATAAAAAAAGCCAGAGGAACCGCCCCCCCGGCCGACCCCTGCCTCAATTAAAAATCAAACGTAGCTGTCACTGGGAAATGGTCAGAAAATCCGTCTGAATCATCCACCGTTGCCTCGCTGATTACTTCATCTGTTAAGGTGAGTATCCAATCGATGGATCCGCCACGTTGATGAGTTGGTGGTTTGGAAATCGTAGGATTGATTACTTCCCACGAGTCAACTAATTCAACAGGATTTGATTCATCGCCAATCGGAGTTTGATCTAATAAAAATCGCATAATTGTTCTGTATCGACTTGAGTTAAAATCACCAACTGCAATAGCTGACCTTTCACCTTCTGAAGTGATTTGATGCTGATTCATTAGTTGAACCAATTCAATCGCCTGCTCTTCTTGGCTTTGTGAAGGACTCACACAGAAGTGATTATTATAGAAATAAAATTCTTTATTTGAATCATTCTCTCTCAACAATAGCCAATTGATATAGCGAGTATTTCCGCATTCGGTAGCTTCAACAAAACCTGAATCCAGGATCGTAAACTGATCTTTTCGAAGTAAAATTGGATTTCCATACGTAACTGGAATATCGAATTCGACTAAGTCATAGGTGCTTTGTAGTAAGTTCGTTAAATCTCTTCTCTGCGTTGACATCGCTTCTTGCAGTCCTACAATATCAGGGTTAATCTCTAGTATTTTATCAGCAATCCCGCCCCGTCGATCTCTCCAAGTTGAGCGGTCTGCTAGGACATTAAAACTCATCATTTTAATCGTCGTTATACTATCCTCATTTTGACTTTTTCCCTCACTCATCTTTAAATCAATCACATTCAATTCCTTTTCTAGTGCTCTAACTTCTGATAGTCCTAATAACGGCAGCAAAAATAGCATGGTTAATATTAATGTAATTCCTTTTTTCATCGCCATTCCTCCCTTTCCAAGGTGGTTCACATCCCCTTTTGATATCTATGGAAATAGTCATCTTGTATTCTAACTATTTTGGTAATTTGTGAAAAGGAGACTTTCCTCATGGCTATCGTTGTGATTACGAGGTATATGGTCCTTCTAAAAAGCTTTTCTAGTGGAGATATAGCTCTTTTACTTTTTCGCCATTGGAGACATTATCTGCTTTTGCAGTCTTTTCATTCAAAAGAAGAGGCTGCTCTACTCATTCTTAACCGTTGCACTCTCTGCAAAAAGTACCATTTTTTATTAAAGCTGTTTACGTAAGGCTCTTTTCGTATACAGTTTGGCTATTTCATCAGATTTTTGATTAAATCGCCACACTGTTGATTTCTATCAAAAATTGACGAAATGATGCCCGAAAAAAGACAAATTTGGATTGTTTCCATCCGTCTTATTTTACTTGAACAACAAAGAATGAAAAAAATCCTTATTAAAAATCGAATAAAAAAACAAGGGAGAGTGGTCCCTTGTTTTTAAACTATTTATTAAAGAATAGAAAATCCGATCACTAAGCTCGACGATACTATCTCTCTAACATTTCACTGTTTTTCCTAATTATTTGTACCGCTCTCTAAATCTCCTAAATACTCCGTTTGTAACACTTCCTCCGCTACTGACCCTTCAATTCTTGTCAGCTGATAGGCTTTGGCACTCGGTCTAGAGCTCACGGATTTTGTTAACTCTTGATCAAAAAAATGGAGCGCTACACCGTCATCTGCTGCGAATCCACCCGATATTTTATTAGATTTAATTAAGCTATGGTAGACAGGTCTTCTTTGAGATTCCCCGTCAAAATGAGGACAATTACTCCCCATTAGAAAACCTAAACATTGAAGTGGTTCGAGATCATCTCCATATGAGTCTGTTACGCCCTGTTCAAACCAACAAATAGAACCTGCGCTGATTCCAGCTAGAATGATTCCTATGTCCCAGGCCTTTTTCAAAATCTTATCCAACCCCCATTCCTTCCAAAGCACCAATAAATTTTTGGTGTTTCCACCACCAACATAAATGATATCTTGCCCGAGCACAAATGCTTCTATATCTCTTGTCGGTGGTTTAAATAATGAGAGATGGGTAGGTTCACAATTTTGTTGTTGAAAGAATTCATAGAATCTTGCGGTGTAACTATCGGCATCTCCACTGGCGGTCGGAATAAAACAAATCTTTGGCTTGGGTTTATTGACTTGACTTAATATGTACTGGTCTAATAGTGGATTGTCTGGCTCCATCGAAAAGCCGCCTCCACCCATTGCAATAATCTGCCTCATTGTGATTATCACTCCTTGTCTCCTAGTTTATTAGGTAATATAAATTAGAAGCTACTTTTAGGTTCTGGCACCTCATCAAACTAAAAATACATACATATGAAAGAAAAAATTAACACAGTGTTTTTTTACTATTATTTCACATATTAAGAATAATAATTTAGTATATTCTGATAATAACACAAATATAGCAATCAAAAACAGTCGGCCACTCCTCTACTCATTCCCCCAAGTTGGTAGGTGATATTTCGTGAGAAGGAGAGTCTGCCATTTTGTAGAATACATATACTTAGAAGAAGGAAGCTTAGTGTTCTTTATGCTTTCCAAAGGGGGGAATCTTGATGGAAAACACCATCCTATCTACTAAACTATTCATCCCGGCGCCAAGAGAAAAAGCGGTCGTTCGCCGACGACTTCTTCAAGAGTTAAATGAAGGCATGAACCGCAAGTTAACACTTGTGTCAGCTCCAGCTGGGTTTGGGAAAACGACGATTGTGAGCCAATGGATTCAAGCTTGCAACCGACCAGTAGCCTGGTTGTCTCTTGAAAAGGAAGAAAGCGACCCAAGGGTTTTCTTGACGTATTTCATTGCGGCGATGCAGACGCTCGAAAAAAATGTGGGAGTGAGGGCGGTCAGTTTGCTCCAATCTCCTCAGATACCAAAAATGGACATGTTGCTTACAAGTCTACTCAATGACATGAATTCCCTTCCTTACCCATTTACCCTCGTTTTGGACGATTGCCACACGATTAATACTCAACCGATGAGCGACGTTCTTACCTTCTTAGTCGAACACTTACCATCTCAGATGCTTCTAGTAATGACAACCCGCGAGGATCCATCATTGCCGCTCGCTAGGCTACGTGCTTGCGATCAGCTTACCGAGATACGAGGGGATGACCTGCGATTTCACCTAGAGGAAGCAACCCTGTTTTTTCAAAAATTCATGAATCTTACGTTAGCAAAAGAAGATATTTCTGCTTTAGTTAACCGAACGGAAGGGTGGATTGCCGGACTTCAGTTAGCAGGAGTTTCATTGCAGAGACAACCGAATCCCTCCTCGTTTATCCAATCCTTCTCCGGCAGTCACCACTATGTGATGGACTACTTACTGGAAGAAGTCCTTAACCAACAACCAGAATCTATTCAACAATTTTTAGTTAAAACATCTATTTTGAACCGCTTGTGTGGGTCTCTTTGTGATGCAGTGATGGTGGATTCACCATATGTCGGGCAAACCACTTTACAGGCTCTGGAACAATCTAATCTTTTCATCATTCCATTGGACCATGAGCGACGCTGGTATCGCTATCACCACCTATTCGCGGAATTACTTCAAAAGCGACTCACTCAAACAGAAGACGTAGCAGAGTTACATAGTCGGGCTAGTCATTGGTATGAAATTCATCATTTTGCCATTGAAGCCTTACAGCATGCGGCAGCCGCTGGGGATTACAAGCGAACGGAGCGCTTAGTAGAGGGAGATGGCATGCCCCTTCATTTTCAGGGTGCCATTAATCCGGTTCTCAACTGTTTAAAGTCGTTACCGAAGTCAGTCCTTGTGAAAAACCCTACCTTATCGGTTATGTATGCTTCGGTGCTGTCGATGTCTGGTCGCTTAAGCGAGGTAGAACCTAAGCTACAAGCAGCCGAATCTGCACTTGAAACAGCTGAAAAAAATAATAAAAATCGAAACCTTGTCGGACATATTGCAGCGATTCGCGCACTAGTAGGTACCATGAATAACCAAGTAGACGAGATAATTTATCAATCTCAACAGGCACTCGACCACCTAAGTCCAAAAAGCATTGCGGTTAAAACAGCGACCACTTGGAAACTCGGAATCGCTTATCAACTTCAAGAAGACCGCTCCTCCGCGAAACAAGCCTATACTGAAGCCATCTCTATGAGCCAATCATCACAGAATAAAGTCATTTTCATCTTGGCCACCACCGGATTAGGTCAGCTACAAGAAAAAGACAACCAACTGAGCCTTGCCGTCCAAACGTACCAAAGCGTTATCAAAGCCATCAATGACCCTTTGTCCTCATTGGTTCATGCTGCACACCTTGGCTTGGCGCGAATTTATTACCAGTGGAATGAACTTGATCAGTCGACCGAGCATGTGAAGAAAAGCATCGAGCTTGCTCAACAAATCCAACCTAACACTCATGTGAACAGTTGTCGAGTGTTTGCCGCTCAATTACATCTCGCTAAAGGAGATACCTCTGAGGCAGAAGTCATTATCGATGATGTTAAGCAATCGATAGATTCTCCCTTGAAAGAGCTCACGGAAACCGAAGTGTGGTTACGGCTCTCACAAAGGAAGATTCAAAAAGCATCTGAATTGGCCCGATCCTTCCCACTCCTTCAAGCGCGTGTTTACTTAGCAAAAGGTAAACATGAAAATGCATTATCCCTAGTCCATACCTTCCTTGCACAGGATCACGATCGAAAGGATGACACTCTAAAAGGGAAGATACTACTAGCTGTTATTTTATATGGCATGGAGAAAAAAACTCAGGCCATAAAAGCTCTAGCAGAGGCACTAGAGTTAGCTAAACCTGAGGGGTTTATTCGCCTTATTATTGACGAAGGAAATCCAATGGCGAGATTATTAACTGAGTTCTCTTTTAAAAACATTCTGCCTGATTATGTCTCTTCGTTGCTTACTTCTTTTCATGCGGAGACAGTTGAACACCCCCCTCTCGTTGAGCCACTAAGTCAACGAGAGTTAGAAGTATTACACCTCATCAGCCAAGGGCTATCCAATCAGGAAATTAGTTCAAGACTATACATCGCCTTAGACACAGTGAAGGGCCATAACCGACGTATTTTTGAGAAACTTCAAGTAAAACGGCGTACCGAAGCCGTCTCGATCGGCCAAAAATTAGGGCTCATACATTAGCTTTAGCCCGAAAAACAACACCAAAGTGTCTATGACTCCCCCACCTCTCCTCTTACAATAGAAATAGAGCGAAACATGAGGAGGAGAAAAAATGAATTCATTAAAAAATCCAGGTCGTTTTGCAGGTGTTCTCTACTTATTGATTATTATTAGTGGCATTTTCGCGGAAATAGTCGTTAGGGGCGCAGTGAAGGAACCAGGCAATGCCCCCGCTACTGCAACGAATATTCTGGCGTCTGAGAGCTTATTTCGTTTTAGTTTGTTGAGTGACTTTGTCATGATAATGAGTTATTTTGCACTTGGAATCGTCTTTTACCACTTATTTAAATCCACCAATAAACATATGGCACTCTTATTGTTAACACTCAATCTAATCGGTGTGCCAATGATGGCGCTTAATATGCTAAATCAGTTTTCTGCATTATTAGTGTTAACGGACGTTGATTATTTACAGGCTTTTACTACGGATCAACTCCATAGCTTATCCCTTTTCTTTATGAATTTACATGGCTATGGCTATCAGCTTACTGCCCTTTCATACGGCTCGTGGCTGTTTCCTCTTGGGTATGTCGTGTATCAATCAACCTTCCTCCCTAAAGTCATTGGAGTATTTTTAATGGTTGCCTCTGTCGCGATTCTCTGTACGTTCGCCACTACTTTTGTCGCACCTCAACATTTAGACCTTGTATCCATGATTGAATCGATTCCCTCTGTGATTGGAGAGTTTTCTCTTTGTCTATGGTTACTCATCAAGGGTGTAAGAAAAGAACAATTAAAATCAATCAAATCGTAGGAATGAAAGCCACTTTCTCCTCAAACAGAGGGTTACGCACTAAAGGATGTGAAACTACTCGCAGGTTTAACCCTTATCTTCATGTGTATCAGGCACCTTGTTTATGGAGAAAATTTTAAGCTGCTTGGTAAGAAATGACCCTATCTAATTTCCATACTACTAACCCCAGCATATACGCTTAATGTATAAAACGTGGTATACGCTGAGGTATATTAATCTATTTATTATTGAACATCCTTGCCTAATAACAATCGATTCGAATTCACGATTATCTAACAAGATCGTTATTCTAAATACTCACTTACTAAATTTGGATTTATATATCTAGCCATTCCCGTTTTCATTCTTTTAAATCCTATTTTATGATAAAAGTCTTCCTTTCCCGTTGTAGATATCAAATGGACACAAGAAACTTCACTTAATTGGGAAAGGATATCTTCCATCATTCTTCTTGCAATCCCCTGCTTTTGAAACTCTGGATGGACCAAGACATCATAAATCACTGCATTAAATACTCCATCCGTTATTGCTCTACCGAAGCCAACAAGCCGCCCATTTTCCATAGCGAAGACAAAGACATTACTTGCATCAAATACTAGTTTAATATTCTCCTTTGTGTGTTTCGTCCACCCAACTAAAGAATATATCTCATTCATTTCATCAAGATTTACAATAGAAAAATCATGATGTACTTTTACATCCATAGACACTATTCCCCCTCAATAATATGAATTCTTTTGTATTCATGTTAGAAGCAATCAACACGGTTTATTACTCATTATTTCATCTCTCAACATTATACAGCAACTTATTGGTGAAAAACGCGATATTAGAACATTGCGCACGGTTGCGGTTGTCTGGCGTTCGAGATGGTTGTTCTGAATAAGCACCCCTTTTCTGATGACTGGAGACATTCAATTTATCATTTTTTGATTTATTCATTCTTAGAAAATTTCAATGTAGAAGTTTTATTAGTTATAGTATTTCTATATATTTCCTCTCCTTGTTCTGTAGCCTCCATTTCAAAAATCCCATATCCATTCGCCGTTACCGTGTATATATCTTCCTCTGTCTCCTGCCTTGTTAAGATGACTGCATATTCTTTTCCTAAATCCATATCATAATCGTATTCGGATGTAAAGGACATGAACTTAGTCTCTTGTTCTTCCTTAGATAATTTATTTAGTCCCATATTAGAAACTCTATTTTCATTCCAAGATTCCACTAATTTTGATATTCTAATGTCTCCCCCATCCATGTAAATCGTCTTTACT includes the following:
- a CDS encoding tRNA dihydrouridine synthase, whose product is MIDNFWRDLPRPFFVLAPMEDVTDVVFRHVVSEAGRPDVFFTEFTNSDSYCHPEGMKSVRGRLTFTEDEQPMVAHIWGDNPEYFRQMSIGMAELGFKGIDINMGCPVPNVVSRGKGSGLILRPDVAAELIQAAKAGGLPVSVKTRLGYQDVNEWEGWLTHILKQDVANLTIHLRTRKEMSQGDAHWELIPEIKKLRDRIAPYTLLTINGDIPDRQTGLQLAEQYGIDGVMIGRGIFKNPFAFEKEPKEHSSKEYLDLLRLQLDLQDQYAEELPRSITGLHRFFKIYVKGFRGAGELRNQLMNTKSTDEVRTLLDNFGKED
- a CDS encoding Type 1 glutamine amidotransferase-like domain-containing protein, coding for MRQIIAMGGGGFSMEPDNPLLDQYILSQVNKPKPKICFIPTASGDADSYTARFYEFFQQQNCEPTHLSLFKPPTRDIEAFVLGQDIIYVGGGNTKNLLVLWKEWGLDKILKKAWDIGIILAGISAGSICWFEQGVTDSYGDDLEPLQCLGFLMGSNCPHFDGESQRRPVYHSLIKSNKISGGFAADDGVALHFFDQELTKSVSSRPSAKAYQLTRIEGSVAEEVLQTEYLGDLESGTNN
- a CDS encoding transcriptional regulator; its protein translation is MDKFINSFKKLEEAGYVNVRKEFVNKKPRTILSLTTEGRQAFLQYKQNINDVLHEVK
- a CDS encoding endonuclease/exonuclease/phosphatase family protein produces the protein MKKGITLILTMLFLLPLLGLSEVRALEKELNVIDLKMSEGKSQNEDSITTIKMMSFNVLADRSTWRDRRGGIADKILEINPDIVGLQEAMSTQRRDLTNLLQSTYDLVEFDIPVTYGNPILLRKDQFTILDSGFVEATECGNTRYINWLLLRENDSNKEFYFYNNHFCVSPSQSQEEQAIELVQLMNQHQITSEGERSAIAVGDFNSSRYRTIMRFLLDQTPIGDESNPVELVDSWEVINPTISKPPTHQRGGSIDWILTLTDEVISEATVDDSDGFSDHFPVTATFDF
- a CDS encoding LuxR C-terminal-related transcriptional regulator gives rise to the protein MENTILSTKLFIPAPREKAVVRRRLLQELNEGMNRKLTLVSAPAGFGKTTIVSQWIQACNRPVAWLSLEKEESDPRVFLTYFIAAMQTLEKNVGVRAVSLLQSPQIPKMDMLLTSLLNDMNSLPYPFTLVLDDCHTINTQPMSDVLTFLVEHLPSQMLLVMTTREDPSLPLARLRACDQLTEIRGDDLRFHLEEATLFFQKFMNLTLAKEDISALVNRTEGWIAGLQLAGVSLQRQPNPSSFIQSFSGSHHYVMDYLLEEVLNQQPESIQQFLVKTSILNRLCGSLCDAVMVDSPYVGQTTLQALEQSNLFIIPLDHERRWYRYHHLFAELLQKRLTQTEDVAELHSRASHWYEIHHFAIEALQHAAAAGDYKRTERLVEGDGMPLHFQGAINPVLNCLKSLPKSVLVKNPTLSVMYASVLSMSGRLSEVEPKLQAAESALETAEKNNKNRNLVGHIAAIRALVGTMNNQVDEIIYQSQQALDHLSPKSIAVKTATTWKLGIAYQLQEDRSSAKQAYTEAISMSQSSQNKVIFILATTGLGQLQEKDNQLSLAVQTYQSVIKAINDPLSSLVHAAHLGLARIYYQWNELDQSTEHVKKSIELAQQIQPNTHVNSCRVFAAQLHLAKGDTSEAEVIIDDVKQSIDSPLKELTETEVWLRLSQRKIQKASELARSFPLLQARVYLAKGKHENALSLVHTFLAQDHDRKDDTLKGKILLAVILYGMEKKTQAIKALAEALELAKPEGFIRLIIDEGNPMARLLTEFSFKNILPDYVSSLLTSFHAETVEHPPLVEPLSQRELEVLHLISQGLSNQEISSRLYIALDTVKGHNRRIFEKLQVKRRTEAVSIGQKLGLIH
- a CDS encoding GNAT family N-acetyltransferase; protein product: MDVKVHHDFSIVNLDEMNEIYSLVGWTKHTKENIKLVFDASNVFVFAMENGRLVGFGRAITDGVFNAVIYDVLVHPEFQKQGIARRMMEDILSQLSEVSCVHLISTTGKEDFYHKIGFKRMKTGMARYINPNLVSEYLE
- a CDS encoding DUF4386 domain-containing protein, with product MNSLKNPGRFAGVLYLLIIISGIFAEIVVRGAVKEPGNAPATATNILASESLFRFSLLSDFVMIMSYFALGIVFYHLFKSTNKHMALLLLTLNLIGVPMMALNMLNQFSALLVLTDVDYLQAFTTDQLHSLSLFFMNLHGYGYQLTALSYGSWLFPLGYVVYQSTFLPKVIGVFLMVASVAILCTFATTFVAPQHLDLVSMIESIPSVIGEFSLCLWLLIKGVRKEQLKSIKS